The region ACCTCGTGGCCAAAGCTTGCTGAATTTGGACTGTGGCATTCAAGGTCATCAATGGCAATTTCATGATTCTTCAAGCTGGAGCTGTTTTGAAGCTGCAAAACCTCTTTCAATCATCTTCCTAAGCTTCAATCAACTTCTGTTTTCATCTTGTGGATCTTGAAACACGCGATTGCAACTTCTACACATTCATAAGGTGAGATCTCGAATTTTCCAATTCTTGAAATTAACACATGGCATTGATAGATCTCCTAGTGTAGAGTAGGATGAAGCTTGAATCGTGTGTTTTGGTTGAGTATTAAGGAAGAGATCTggaattgaagtttgatgttTAAAGGACGTTTTGATCGGTTCATGCTGTGTAGTTAGAATTAGGGAAAATTAGGTTGATATTCATGATGTGTGTTGAGAGATCTTTCCAACGGTGTATGGATTGTTGAATTTGATGATGATTTGTTCATGCTGGATTTTGATGATGAACATGCGAAGAACATGGATGAATGTTGAAATAATTTTCCAGAATTGGCTTTTGATCTTCATTTTGCGTTTTTGACATGCTGTTGATGTTTGTGGTACTGTTGCGCACTGTTtttcacattttttatttttcttccatattaaaaaattcataactaattcaaaaacagtccaaattttgtgagattttttgcattgttctccttgtaatgtgtagaatttgattatgatttttgtggaatttttgcacgtgtggaagTTTAATTGGCCTACGGATTTTTGACTTATGTCATTTGTTTTGTACATTTtaccatttggttcatgaaattctcataatgtaaaataaatggctgaaaatttttgtggtggttcttgactcattgaggattatttatatgtaaatttcatgaatttttgatacctggttagagagcagcaaattctggaacttaggtgtgacaatttgtgtcacacctcttgatgtcaacttgttgaatttaattggataacctatgcatgttagaattgaatgaaatttggcatggtgaattgttgatatgttaggatgttgtatgaatttttgtagaatttttcactgccttttctaattgatcatgatttttcatttctggtgattgaaattgcaagctcatgtgatacatgttggtagattgattgggaaatcctcatattgtattgtatggccatgaaatttgatatgcatgaactagacacatgttaggacctccctgttttggtctcatccatttctttttagtttccaatgagatatgaatttttgaagtggatgcatgcattgatgttgtgatttggagcctatgATTGTGTCTGTTTctgttgattttcattgacatggttccatttgcccaattgagctcaaatttgacatggtagaccttgattaggttctgtttaggtgtaattaatttgagaatttttggatttgttttgatatggatttgaatgcaatagttctgtttgtatgcttggtgcttcatttgaactagtttgccttattttgtgcataacatgagcataatgaatgataCAAACATGAGtccaaggatgtttgctcttgtttgactttaaattgagattggtttgtgaatgctttgctgttttaagtttttcttgcttttggaccctaggcttggcctagtggtctagttactaatatttgcttggtttttcaggatcaaaagcataatgtacatggagaatgatacaagttgattttaattgatgttgtggatgtttgtacactaacataacattgttttgtaggtgttggagcttgggcttaagccttgagcttgctttgtgttgtattgtttaaactgtttgattgtttgctgtacagtttgtctgattgaatactgactgagtttgattgtttccaggtactttagttgctcagttccttgtgaacttttgctttgcgttgcttaagcaacttgcattgaggtaagtcctcttgacttcatgtagtctggagacccggctgttaccgggccgggcaaattgtctgaagtcctccttaagaggcaatgcttgtgtgtgtttatttttaggctcgccggttgattttcgcggatgcgacagctggcgactctgctggggatccctaacatgttgacctatgctggtccatggtccctaagcgagtctctcctagcgctttAGGATGGGTttggttgcttgtgttgtttatttattgcatttattatactaacccttgtttatatttgcattaaatatgtgcatgcatcattactgtcatgttgccatcttcctctgcaggtggttctgttgtttggggtgggtgttctgagtggggctaaaacccaggcccgagtatacacctaggattagtgtgggtcTCGCGTAcctcacatgtcggttgggcatgatgttgcgacgtgacataccacaagccggacgaggttcagtcgatagtgctttccattgtggaacATTTCACGGTGGCTTAGTTACTGCttctgagctgttgactctggtgaccgatcattcccggatctttggtttagacgattttaagagagctacaatggcacacccgaaagggcaaacccattgagtatctctgcccgattgtcgagactattatccgccttagggtgacctgattagaatttacctgtgaggggagggtgaaTCTTTCAGATGCATAATCAGATGAGCTCAGACGGTGACTTTTGACCCGTGATGCAGAgacatatttataagtcggatttatggttattATCGCTtgtgacgccggagtgctgtccgtgatttatcagcggggatccgtttatttcaggattccccgggccgagatatttatcagtggggatccgtttatttcaggattccccgggccgattcagatgatggtggtgtgtctgctcagagaccagtgatgatgatgatgtatctgtcttccgtttgtttcggaacccttgagttggatttgtggttacatgtagtccttcagatggttgtgatcagtccagGGATCCGAGCTGTagttcagagcaacagatgatcataggacttggaggatggcccagtgcattgcatacatctgcatcattctcattttgcattcatctgcacccaAACTACGTCCAGCCgtatggggagtattattgattgagaatctggttgagagacatctggatgtcaaaatgttattgccaaaatattatctgtctcgatgaaaccagaatcaaaggacagaagcttcctcatatggatagacgttgcattcatgcatattaacctgtttgctgttttgcaggaatcattgctcgtgctcgcagaactgtacctttgcactcgacccgtcctcacagatacttcacccggtacaaatccaaactgatggatccgtccaacgctgacattctcgagctgaaagagaagatgggagaactgatcagtgtcatgcaagagttcgccttaGAGCAGAAAGTACTTGCCGAAAAGGTgaggaggattgaagactggctgaagatggggagcatgcaaggaaacgcttcgtcatctggaccgaagaaattctttggtaatgaccagcacaagAAAAATGAGGGTAATATCAGTGCGGTCtacgctcagagaggacccagtagggatcgttacttccagcacaccgctgcggtaactattccagctgacaatcagcctgcacaacagcaacagcagcgtcagccatttcagcGGAGGTCTCCGAGggtaggatatccagtcaggaggaggatgagtgatcggcattttgacaggccgcctgtgacatactctgtcctattgaaaaagttgaaagatatggggctggtacagttgaggactttggcgcctatgggacctgatcaaaggccagccaattttgatgaaaatgtcaaatgtgaattccattcgggtgctcccgggcacagtgtagaggactgcaaagcttttaagcacgtagtccaagacctggtggattccaaggctattaacttcgcaccatctccgaatgttaatgccaatcccatgccggcgcatggtcaggcgatgggGAATGCAATTACTGAAGATTCAGATTACACCCGGGCAGTGGGTAAAGAAACTAACAGTGACTGGGGAATTGATCagtggataaaatcgtgcgtaccaggaagctggaaggcctaaaagatcaaCTCTGTTACTCGTCTGGAAGAGtattatttcttgttttcagtttatttgcatgaaagccatacgtgttgcccgacacgtaatggtccattgtaagggccacctcatgtttaaatttgcatttctgcatcattaataaatggatgtttttcagtcaaaaaacggtgttccctgtttttcatcttatttttgcagtttaaaaacaaataaaaatggcaatgtttattttcatttttcatcttttgtttgtctcgtcccaacttcaaaaataattctccggatctcgttgataacaatttggttacacctcatatgacttcgacaaaccgatctatcttgctgaagaagaagacgaagaagattgtgatctgctggaattaaccagattgtttaaacaagaggagaaggtgattcagccgcccgaggagcgggttgagattgttattccacgcaccgccgaggtcaggaaggagATGAAAATCCGGGCCGTTTCAGAGGCAAGTTGAAAGCAGGATGGTAGGATTGTTGGAAGAGCATGTGGATGTCTCTACCTGGTCATGTCAGGGTATGCCGGGACAGATACCGATATCATTATGCTCAAGCTACTATGGAAAGAAGACTGTCCTCTTGAGAAGCAGAGCGTCGATGCCACGTAtcagggtgactttgtttcatgatgtGACTCATCATGATATcgaatgctatgacatgatagcaaagtcctaaacagaagtggggcatctggcggaccggggcaagttgtttgaccggttgaaa is a window of Lathyrus oleraceus cultivar Zhongwan6 chromosome 6, CAAS_Psat_ZW6_1.0, whole genome shotgun sequence DNA encoding:
- the LOC127093579 gene encoding uncharacterized protein LOC127093579: MDPSNADILELKEKMGELISVMQEFALEQKVLAEKVRRIEDWLKMGSMQGNASSSGPKKFFGNDQHKKNEGNISAVYAQRGPSRDRYFQHTAAVTIPADNQPAQQQQQRQPFQRRSPRVGYPVRRRMSDRHFDRPPVTYSVLLKKLKDMGLVQLRTLAPMGPDQRPANFDENVKCEFHSGAPGHSVEDCKAFKHVVQDLVDSKAINFAPSPNVNANPMPAHGQAMGNAITEDSDYTRAVGKETNSDWGIDQWIKSCVPGSWKA